From a single Ensifer adhaerens genomic region:
- a CDS encoding DNA-binding transcriptional regulator, LysR family, whose amino-acid sequence MYRPKISEGSPVLHSRKLLYINEIARTGSIRKAAAKLNVASSAINRQIIELEEEIGAALFERLPRGLRLTSAGELYVEHIRDVMKSYQRLESRVKALKMPDAGKVRIVTTTGLAAGPMPVIVSKFVAQHPRVKIFMRNDIGSGTTLNPVSAGEVDIGIGLNIPASPGIRTLAAFDVPIGAVLPPGHPLTRHAQVSLGEVIQERLVLVMKSLSLREVIDFALAPLSVAVEPMIETNTTEAVKQFVRAGAGVSLMNPLDIIHDCARGDLVFRPLSDPHVKVQQMKVFARARTPLDSATSLFVEFLLAELSALLATLAAQGVKSAGPGVNPDE is encoded by the coding sequence ATGTATCGTCCCAAGATTTCGGAAGGGTCTCCGGTGCTGCATTCCCGCAAACTCCTTTACATCAACGAAATCGCGCGCACGGGCTCCATTCGCAAAGCGGCGGCCAAGCTGAACGTAGCCTCATCAGCCATCAACCGGCAGATCATCGAACTGGAGGAGGAAATCGGCGCGGCCTTGTTCGAGCGCCTGCCGCGCGGCTTGCGGCTCACGTCGGCGGGTGAACTTTATGTCGAACATATCCGCGACGTGATGAAGAGCTATCAGCGGCTCGAATCCCGCGTCAAAGCCCTGAAAATGCCGGATGCCGGCAAGGTGCGCATCGTCACGACGACCGGGCTTGCAGCCGGTCCCATGCCCGTCATCGTGTCGAAATTCGTGGCGCAGCATCCGCGCGTCAAGATCTTCATGCGCAACGACATCGGCTCGGGCACGACGCTCAATCCGGTCAGCGCGGGGGAGGTCGACATCGGCATCGGCCTCAACATCCCGGCCTCACCCGGCATCCGCACGCTTGCCGCGTTCGACGTGCCCATCGGTGCAGTCCTGCCGCCGGGGCATCCGCTGACACGGCATGCGCAGGTTAGCCTTGGCGAGGTGATCCAGGAACGCCTCGTGCTCGTCATGAAGTCGCTGAGCCTACGCGAGGTCATCGACTTTGCACTTGCGCCTTTGTCCGTCGCGGTCGAACCGATGATCGAGACGAACACCACGGAGGCGGTCAAACAGTTCGTTCGCGCCGGTGCCGGCGTATCGCTGATGAACCCGCTGGATATCATCCATGATTGCGCACGCGGCGACCTCGTATTCCGCCCGCTGTCCGATCCGCATGTGAAGGTGCAGCAGATGAAGGTCTTCGCCCGCGCCCGCACGCCGCTCGACAGCGCAACAAGTCTCTTCGTCGAGTTTCTGCTCGCGGAGCTTTCAGCGCTCCTGGCTACATTGGCCGCACAGGGCGTAAAGAGTGCCGGGCCCGGGGTTAATCCGGACGAGTAG
- a CDS encoding creatinine amidohydrolase has product MARPFYWNELTAYDFKSLNPDETIAILPLASTEQHGPHLPISTDVTIANGMLAEVRKILPEDLTALVLPTQEIGKANEHIYGPGTLSLPAGLLIEAWTTIGQKVAEAGVRKLVMVNSHGGNLDIMSIVSREMRVRFGMMAVATQWARFGHPEGLVLSPNEQRFGIHGGEVETSLMLHFRPDLVKMDQAQDFRSKAEWMAQNTKYLQPLPPHSVAWIAHDLNPFGVVGNAAAGTAEKGQMIASHIARAFVDLLQDVKSYPLSNLYTPG; this is encoded by the coding sequence GTGGCACGCCCATTCTACTGGAACGAACTCACCGCATACGATTTCAAGTCGCTCAATCCGGACGAGACGATTGCCATCCTGCCGCTCGCCTCCACCGAACAGCATGGGCCACACCTTCCGATTTCCACCGATGTGACGATCGCCAACGGAATGCTTGCCGAGGTGCGGAAAATTTTGCCGGAGGATCTCACCGCGCTGGTGCTGCCGACGCAGGAGATCGGCAAGGCCAACGAGCATATCTATGGTCCTGGTACCCTGTCGCTTCCCGCCGGGCTCCTGATCGAGGCCTGGACGACCATCGGGCAGAAGGTGGCCGAGGCCGGGGTTCGCAAGCTTGTGATGGTCAATTCGCACGGTGGCAATCTCGATATCATGAGCATCGTCTCACGCGAGATGCGCGTTCGTTTCGGCATGATGGCGGTCGCCACCCAATGGGCGCGTTTCGGTCATCCGGAGGGTCTCGTCCTGTCGCCGAACGAACAAAGGTTCGGCATTCATGGTGGCGAGGTGGAAACCTCCCTCATGCTGCATTTCCGGCCGGATCTGGTGAAGATGGATCAGGCGCAGGATTTCCGCTCAAAGGCGGAATGGATGGCACAGAACACGAAGTATCTTCAGCCGCTACCACCCCATTCGGTCGCGTGGATCGCGCACGACCTCAATCCCTTCGGTGTTGTCGGCAATGCTGCGGCGGGGACAGCGGAAAAGGGGCAAATGATCGCCAGCCATATCGCGCGTGCCTTTGTCGATCTGCTCCAAGATGTGAAGAGCTATCCGCTGAGCAATCTTTATACCCCTGGATAA